The nucleotide window GTCGAACCATTGGTGACCGTCACCGTGCTGGCGCTGCCGCCATTGGAACCGGAACCGCCGAGAGCGATCAGGCCGCCGGCGGTGCCGCCAGAGCCGCCACCGCCACCGATGGACTGGGCGAAGATGCCCTTCGCCTCTTTGCCGGTGGTGAGGATCGAGCCGTTGTTGGTCACCGTCACGGTGCCGCCATTGCCACCGTTGTCGGAGGAGCCTTGCAGGGAGAGAATGAGGTTTCCGGTTGTCCCGGACGAGCCCCCGGAGCCACCGATGCTCTGAGCGAGAATCCCGTGGGCCTGCTCCCCGGAAGTGGAGATCGTTCCACCCGCCGAGTTCGTCACGGACACCGCACCGCCATTGCCACCGGTACCTGCGGAACCGCCCGCGCCGACGATGCCCCACTGGCTGCCGCCGCCGCCGCCCTTGTTGCCGACGCTGAGGGCGTAGATGCCATAGGCACCCTTGCCGGTGGTGATGATATTGCCCTGGTTGTCGACCGTGACGCTGCCGCCATCGCTGGACGCACCGCCCGATCCGCCGCCCGGAGCACCATATCCGGAGCCACCGGCACCTGCGGCACCGCTGCGGCTGTAGGCGAAGACGCCGTATTTGTCGTCTCCCGTCGTGGCGATCTGAATACCGCCGCTGTTGGTGAAGCTCACGTTTCCGCCTTTGCCGCCGTCACCGCCGTTGCGACCGCTCCAGACGGAGAGGTAGGCACTTCCACCGTTACCTCCGTTACCGCCGAGGCTGCCGATTTCGACGCCAATCTGGTTGGTGGTTGAGATGACGGTGGTGTTCGTGTTCGAGACGTTGGGTCCCGTGGCACCATTGCCACCGGAGGAAGGTGGCACGACCAGCGCACCAGCGCGACCGTTGGAACCGCCCGCACCCACCCCGACGATTTTCACGCCTGCGGCACCGCCGACCACGGCGGGGGCCACGGCTGCGGAACCCGCGGTTCCTCCGCCTGGATTAAGCAGCCCATCGATGCTCGTGTTGGTGGCCAGAGCCTGATAGGGAAGAGTGGCCGTACCATTTTTGGCCGGGTCCGGGTCCGCCGGGAAGGGAACGAGGGTCACCGTCTTGGCGGTGGTGTCCTTGCTCTGGATGGTGAAGCCCTGGGGCGGATTGTCGCCGTTGTAGATGACGTCGCCCACGGCCTTCACGAGGAAGATGTAACCGTCCGCCGTTTTCACGAAGGCCACCGTGCCTGCGGTGGGCGTGCCCGTCGGGTCTTTGATCAGCGCGGTGACCGTGGTGCTCGAAGATGTCGCCGGGTTGTTGACCGTCTGACCGAGCGTGGAGGCTTGCGAAGGATCCGGATCGGCTGCCCACGCGGTGGAGGACATCGAAATGACGACGGTGCTCATCGCAAGCGCACGAATGGCCTGTGCGCGGCCACAATCTGAGGCGAACATGGTGGTTGGGGAGGGTGAAGGGTGAGGGTGCGGAAAACGTGCAAAAATCCCCCCCGCTGAGGGACATAAGACCGACCACTGTCTAACAGGACAGGTGGTGTCAGGGTGGGGGTGAGTTTTCCTTATCAGGATCAGTGGCTTCCAGCAAAGCTGTTTCCGGACGAATATCTTATAGGTCACCGTGTTTTATAGATCACCGTGCATTTTACACTCACGTAGCTCCTACGGAGACCTTCGAGGCTTTGGCCGCGCACAACTTCCCGTCTTCAGGCGGGTTTTCCCTTCATGACCTTCCGCATCCTGGCAGCACTGCTGGTTTCCGTACTCACCTTGAGGGGTGCTTATGATCCACTCAGGGTCGCGGAAGCGAAGATCGAGTCGAAGACCTTCGACATGAAGGATACCACGCGTGACCGCGTCATCCCTGTCCGCATCTATCTTCCGGCCACATCGAAACCGGCACCGGTGATTCTGTTTTCCCATGGTCTCGGTGGATCAAGGGACAACAATCCCTATCTCGGCAACCACTGGGCCGCGCGCGGCTATGTGGTCGTCTTCATCCAACACACGGGCAGCGACGAGGCAGTGTGGAAGAACGCCCCGCTCGTCGGACGGATGGGGGAGCTGAAAAAGGCGGCCTCGTTGGAAAATCTCGTCGCGCGCGGCAAGGACATCCCGGCGGTGATTGATACCCTCACGGCGTGGAATGCGGACAGGGCCCATCCGCTTTACGGTCGCATGGATCTCTCCCACCTCGGCATGTCCGGCCATTCGTTCGGCGCGGTGACCACCCAGGTCGTGTCCGGCCAAACCTATCCACTGGGCGGAGCTTCCTTTCTGGAACCGCGCATCAAGGCCTCGGTGATGATGAGCCCCAGTCCGCCTGCCGCCGGTGACCCGGCCAAAGCTTTCAGCTCAATCAAAGTCCCCTGCCTGCTGATGACCGGCACCGGAGATACCAGCCCGATCGGGAATACCAGCGCGGAAGACCGCCTGAAGGTCTTTCCAGCACTCTCAAATGCCCCGGCATGGCAGGTGGTCTTCGACAAGGGCGTACATATGACCTTCGGTGAGCGCGATCTGCTTGGTGCCGCACCCAAAGATCCACGCTACCACCGCGCCATTCTCGCGCTCACCACCGCCTTCTGGGATGCCGAGTTGAAGAACGACAAGGACGCCAAGGCCTGGCTCAACGGCGAGGGCGCGAAGTCCGTTCTGATTCCTGCGGACAAATGGGAGAAGAACGGGAAGGCCACGCTCTGATTCCAAAGCCGATGGCAGCGGCCAGAACCAGCTCCGGACATGTCCGGGTCATGGCGCCGCATCCTCCCATTCCAGTTCGATCAGCAACGCCGCGTGATCGCTCGGAAATTTCCTCTGGGATTGCGGGATTCCCGGGTTCTCCTCCTGCTCCGGAAAAATCCGGGCCGCCGTGGGACGCAGGCCAGCGTTCCGCACATAGAGCCGGTCGATCCGAGCCTGCGCTTCTTCCTTCCCGGCATCCCCGTTCACCTTCTGCAAGGGCGACCAGGTGAGTCCCGGATGCTGGCGCACGTCCGGGAAAATCCGTCGGTAGGCATCCATGAAGCCTTCCTTCTCGAAGGCGATCGTTCCCGGAATGGGGATCACCTTGCCGCCGTGAAGATCCTTGGTCGACTCACCGAGATCCAGATGCGAGGGCGAGTTCCAGTCCCCTGCAACCAGCAAGGGCAGCTTCGTGTCCAGATGGCCGGTCTTTTTCAAGTGGGCGATCAGGTCCAAGGTTTCCTTGGTTCGCGATGACTCCTTTGTCTCGCAGGCGAGCAGCTCATCCACCGTGCTCTCCGGCCTGTCGATCAAACGTTGGCTGACATTCGCGCGGTAGTCGATCCAACAAGCCCATGCGAGGAACTCCTTACCTTCGGCGGCACGAATCCGCGCCCCGATGCCGTGATAGGAGGAATAATAGAAGGTCTCCGCGATGGGAAAACGACTGAGCACGCAGAGGTGGTCGCTGTCTCCTTGGTAGGAATGCCATCCGAGCTCCCCCGCCACCCACGGTCCCAGCTTCACCCCGAGCCTGTAGTTCTTGTAGCTCTCCTGCATCAGCACGATATCCGCCTTCGAATCGCGAATCACCTTCACGGTCTTCTCCGGCCCGTCCTCGAAGTAGTTGGCTCCGCGCTGGACGTTCCACAGCAGGACACGCAACGGTTCAGCGGCGGAGACTCGTGCGAACAAAAGCAGCGAGGTGAGCAGGGGCAACCATCGGATGATCATCGAGGAACCTACACTGGTATCGCCCCGGAATGTTTCGCTTCCGACGCAACTGCCAACCGTTTCGGCGAAAGTGCCACACCGCCCGAACAAAAAAGGAGCCGTGCGCGAGCACGGCTCCTTTGAAGTTTTCAGAGGCTGGGCCCTTGAAAAGCCCCGCCACCGATCAGCCGATGACTTCCGGCCACTCGGTGTGGAAGAACTCGCCGCGCGGCTTGTCCGTGCGCTCGTAGGTGTGCGCGCCGAAGAAGTCGCGCTGGGCCTGGAGCAGATTCGCCGGCAGCACCGCGCTGCGGTAGCTGTCGTAGTAGCCGAGGGAGGCGGAGAAGGCCGGCACCGGGATACCCGCGAGGGTGGCGGTGGCGATCACTTCGCGCCAGTTCTGCTGGAACTCGTTGAGGAGGTCGGTGAAGTACGGGGCCAGCATCAGGTTGCTGAGCTCCGGGTTGGAGCGGTAGCTGTCCGTGATGTGGTTCAGGAAGCGGGCGCGGATGATGCAACCACCGCGCCAGATGGCGGCGATCTTGCCGAGATCGAGGCCCCAGTTCTTTTCCTTGCCCATGGCGGCGATCAGGTCGAGGCCCTGCGCGTAGGAGATGATCTTGGAGGCGAAGAGCGCGTCATGCACCTTCTTCACCAGCTCGGCCTTCTCGGCGGAGATCTCGGCCTTCGGGCCGTGCAGCTTGGAGGAAGCGGCCACGCGGGCGTCCTTCATGGAGGACAGGATGCGGGCTTCCACGGCGGCGTTGATGGTGGAGATCACGACGGCGTTCTCGACGGCGTTCATGATGGTCCACTTGCCGGTGCCCTTCTGGCCGGCGGTGTCGAGGATGAGATCGACGAGCGGCTTGCCGGTTTCCGGGTCGACCTGTTCGAAGATCTTCGAAGTGATCTGGATGAGGTAGGACTCGAGGTCGCCTTCGTTCCAGTCGGTGAAGACGGTGGCGAGCTCGGCCGGGGTGAAGCCCGCGGCCTTGAAGATGTTGTAGGCTTCGCAGATGAGCTGCATGTCGCCGTACTCGATGCCGTTGTGGATCATCTTCACATAGTGGCCGGCACCGCCGGGGCCGATGTGGATCACGCAGGGCTCGCCATCGACCTTCGCGGCGATGGATTCGAAGATCGGCTTCATCACATCCCAGGTAGAGGCAGGGCCGCCGGGCATGATGGACGGACCCTTGCGGGCACCTTCCTCACCACCGGACACGCCGGCACCGATGAAGCGGAAACCGAGATCGCCGAGCCACTTGTCGCGGCGCTCGGTGTCGGTGTAGAGCGAGTTGCCGCCGTCGATGATGATGTCACCCTTGTCGAGGAGCGGGATGAGCTGCTCGATCACGGCGTCCACCGGTCCACCGGCCTTCACCATGATCATGATCTTGCGCGGGGAGGCAAGGGACTGCACGAACTCCTCGAGGGACTTCGAGCCGACCAGCTTCTTGTCCGGATGGGCGGCGACGAATTCGTCCGTGACGGAGGTGGTGCGGTTGTAAACCGAGACCTGGAAGCCGCGGGATTCGACGTTGAGGACGAGATTCTGGCCCATGACGGCCAGACCAATGAGTCCGAAATCGCTGTTGCTCATGGTGTGATGGAGTTAGGAGGCGGGCGGGGGTGTAGGACACGGATTGCTTGCAAGCAACCCCTTGTTGCGTTTTCCGAATGCATTTCCCACATTCGGTCCGTGAATCTGCCGAATGCGATCACCCTCTCCCGCCTCGTCCTGACGGTCGTTTTTGTCGTCGGAACGGGAGCCGCCGGACTACGCGGCCATGTCGTCGCGCTGATCGCCTTCACCATCGCCGCTGCCAGTGATTGGCTGGACGGCTACCTCGCCCGCAAACTGGGTCTGGTCACGCCGCTGGGCAAACTGCTCGATCCGCTGGCGGACAAAATCCTGGTCTGCGCCGCCTTCGTCTTCTTCTGCGCCAAGGACTTGTGCCCGGTCTGGGTCACCACCCTGATCATCGCCCGCGAGTTCCTCGTCACCGGCCTGCGCCAGATCGCCATCGAAGCCGGGCAGGTGCTGGCCGCCGACAATCTCGGCAAATGGAAGACCACCTTCCAGCTCACCTTCTGTATCACCGGCCTCGTGTGGCTGACCTATTCGGATATCGAAGTTCCCGGAAAAATCACCGCCTTCTGGATCAACCTCAGCCGCCCCGATGGCTGGCTGGCCCAGATCTCCCTGTGGACCGCCGTGGCGCTGACCGTGATTTCCGGTGGCAACTACCTCTGGAGCGGGCGCCATCTGTTGAAAGGTTCAGCCCGCTGACACGGCCTTCCGGACCTTCGGCGCGGACAACAGCACCGTCTCCAGCAGCGAGGCCAACCGCTCCTCCAACGCCCGCCATGGGATGGGCGAGAGGGCTTGGGAAAAGCCATGCACCGCCAGCCAAGTGGCCAACACGTGCAGGTCGTTCACGTCCCCGAGCACATCGGCATAGTCGACCAACTCCTTTTCCGGCTCCTCGCCCAAGTGATGCAGCGCTCCCAGCCAGGCCTTGATCGCCTTGCGAGCCTCATGCAGTTCCACCGCGCCGGGATCATGTCCGACCGCCTTCAAGCGCTTCTCCAGCCGCCGGGCGAGCGCCTTCCGGCCCTTGCGCACCCGCTTTTCCAAATCTTCCTCTGAAATGGCGGACAGAGCCGCGCGGGCATGCCGCAGTCTGGCCTCCGCCCACTCCACCGCCACCGGAGGCGGGCGACGTGCCGCCGATTTCGCATGCGCTTCCAGCAAGGCGCCGATCGCCGCCACGGACGGCTCTTCCGCATGCGGGCCTCCTTCCAGTTCCAGCCGCCGCCACGTGGTCCGTCTGGATACGGAATCCCTCGGAGCGCCTAGCAATCGCCCGACCGCCGCCACTGCCCGGGCGGCGGACTTCGGCACCCGCAACAGCACCAACCCGCCACGGAGGGACTTCCCTTTCTTCCGCAGGGCATGGGTTTCGTCCGTGACGTGGGCATTCGGGTTGAGCAAGCCGCGCAGCCTCTCCTCCATCACCAGGCATTCGGCCACCAGGCGGGAACGCACTTCGGAGGGGGGTCGCGGATGGCTCTCGCTCATGATGGGACAAGGGACGAAAAAATCAGCGGACGCTAACCGAAAGCTCCCGGCTTGTCAGCCACCGAAAATGCGCCGACCATTCCCCGCGTAACCTTTGTCTGTTTTTGTCCATGAAGAAAACGCTGATCAAAAACGCCCGCATTGTGTCCCCGGATCAGGAGATCGGGAACGGAGCCCTGCTTTTGGAAAACGGCCGCATCGCCGCGGTCTTCGAAGCGGGGGCCGCGCTGCCGGAAGCCGAAGTGGTGATCGATGCCGGAGGCCGCACGGCGATGCCAGGCTTCTTCGACATCCACTGCCACGGTGCCGATGGCCACGATGTCTGTGACAACACGCTGGAAGCCGTCCGCCACATCGCGAAGAAGAAGCTCCAGGAAGGAGTGACCACCTGGCTGCCCACCACCCTCACCCAGCCGCAGGACAAGCTGGAGGAAATCGCGGGCAAAATCGCCGAATACATGGCGAACCCGGAATTCACCCGCGCCCCGGGCGTCCACGTCGAGGGTCCCTTCATCAACAAGGAGAAGGCCGGTGCGCAGAACCCGGAATATGTGCGCCTGCCGAACTTCGCCGAGCTGAAGGCTTTCCACGACATCGCCCCGGCCCTGATCGTTTCGCTGGCTCCGGAAATGCCGGGTGCACTGGAAGTGATCCGCGAAGCGCGCGCGATCGGCATCACCAGCTCCGCCGCCCACACCTCCGCCACCGCCGCCCATCTCCGCGATGCGAAGGCCGCGGGCCTGACCCATCTCACCCACTTCGGCAATGCCATGACGCCGCTCCACCACCGCGAGATCGGCGCGGTCGGCACCGGCCTCATGGATGACTCGATCAAGATCGAGCTGATCTGCGACACCGTCCACCTCGCCCCGGACATGCTGAAGCTGATCTTCAAGCTGGTTCCCATCGACCGCATCCTGATGATCACCGACTCCATGGCCGCCTCCTGGATCGGCAACGGCGAATGCATGCTCGGCGGCCTGGAAGTGGTGGTGGAGAACGACGTGGCCCGTCTCAAGCACGGCGGCGCGCTCGCCGGTTCCGCACTGCTCTACAACGTGGGCCTCCGCAATGTGGCGGAGCTCACCGGCCTGCCACTCACCGAGATCGTCAAGACGACTTCGTGGAACCAGGCCCAGTCGCTCGGCCTTGAAGGCTTCGGCAAGTTGGAGTCCGGCTTCCACGCCGACATCGTCCTCCTCGATTCCGACTTCAACATCTGGAAGACGCTGGTGGGCGGTGAAGAGCGCTTCAGCGCCTGAGAGTTGTTTTCAAAGCGCGCCCGGCGAAACAACCGGGCGCGTCATGCCTTCGGAGCCTCTCCGAAGAGATCCCGCCGCCGATCTTTCAGGGGCGTAACCGTACCCTCCCCCCGCGAGCGGCGCAGGGCATCCAGATCGAGATCCGCGATGAGCAGTTGTTCGACGGCGGGTTCCGCCTCGGCGGCGATACCGTCGTTTGGAAACGCGAGATCCACCGGTGTGAAGGCTCCGCTGCGGGCGTAGTGGAGATTTGCGGCAGGCACACGGGTCAAGGTGCCGACACAACCGGCGGTGACCACGTCGATCTGGTTTTCCACCGCGCGGGCCATCGCGCAGCGGGTGACCCGAAGATGGCCGCGGCGGTCATCGGTGCAGTACGGCACTACTAGTAGTTCAATGCCGCGGTCCGCGAGCACGCGCGTCGGCTCCGGGAACTCGATGTCATAGCAGATCTGCACGCCGAACTTCACGATGCCGGTGTCCACGACCACGAGATCATCCCCGCCGCTGACATCCCACGCATGGCGCTCCCACGGCGTGATATGAAGCTTCGGCTGCTCCATGAGCTGGCCTTCCGGCCCATGAATGAAAGCAATATTGAACAAGTGCCCGTCCCGTACCACCGGCTGCGATCCTGCGACGATCCACACACCATGCTGGCGGGCGAGCCGTGTCATCTCGTCATTCACCCCGCCGGTCATTTCCGCCAAGGCGCGGATCGAATCCATCGCCCGCCGACGTGGACCCAGTGAGAGCAACGGCAGCGTGAAATATTCCGGAAAAACCACCAGATGCGCGCCATAATCCGTCACCGCGGTTTCCACGAAAAACGCGGCGCGTTCGAAGAAGGCTTCGGTGGAAGCGGGACGCTGCATGTCCCACTGGATGGAGGCGGTGCGCATGAACAGGCCCACTGATCGGGTGAAAAATCCGCCATGCCAGCAAATTTTTCCGGGACGTAGTCCCTGATCCGGGTATCCTCCAATGGCTTTTTCATGAATCACCTCGACCTGATCCTCACTCTAACAGGCGGCCTCGCCGCCGCGCTGGCGCTCGGCCTCGGCTCCCAGAAGCTGGGGCTGTCACCGATCGTGGGCTACCTGGTCGCGGGTATTCTGGTCAGCCCGAATACCCCGGGCTTCGCCGCGAACAAGGATCTGGCGAAGGAGATGGCGGAGATCGGCGTGATCCTGCTGATGTTCGGAGTGGGCCTGCACTTCCACTTCAAGGAACTGCTGGCGGTGAAACGGATCGCGGTCCCCGGGGCCATCGTTCAGAGCGCGGTGGCCACGGTGCTGAGCATGGTGGTGATGCACTATTTCTTCGGCTGGAGCTGGACGCAGGGCGCGGTGTTCGGAATGGCGATCGCGGTGGCCAGCACGGTGGTGCTCACGCGCGTGCTGGTGGACAATCACGACCTGCACAAACCGATCGGCCACATCGCGATCGGCTGGCTGGTGGTGGAGGATCTGTTCACCGTCTTCGTACTGGTGTTGATCCCTGCCGTGTTCGGCGGTGAGAGCGCCGGCGGCGGCGCGCTGGCACTGGCGATCGGTTGGACCGCGCTGAAAATCGTGCTACTGGTGGCCTTCACCTTCGTGGTCGGCGGCTGGGCGATTCCGCGGTTGCTGACGGTGATCGCGCGCACGGGTTCACGGGAATTGTTTACGCTGGCGGTACTGGTGATCGCGCTGGGCATCGCGGTGGGTGCGGCGAAGTTGTTCGGCGTCTCGATGGAGCTGGGCGCCTTCCTCGCAGGCATGGTGGTGGCACGCTCGGAATTCAGCACCCGCGCCGCGACCGATGCGCTGCCGATGAAGGATGCCTTCGGCGTGCTGTTCTTCGTCTCGGTGGGCATGCTGTTCGACCTGAAGAGCCTGCTCGAAACACCGTGGCTGGCGGTGGCGACCGTGGGCATCATCCTCATCGGCAAGCCGCTGGCGGCCATCGCCATCGCCCTGATCCTGCGCTATCCGCTGAAGACCTCGCTCGCGGTGGGCGCGGTGCTTTCGCAGATCGGCGAGTTCTCGTTCATCGTCGGCACCATCGGCAAGCAATACGGACTGCTCGATGACAAGGCCTTCAATGTGCTGGTCGCCTCCGCGATCATCACCATCACGGTGGCTCCGCTGATCTACCGTTGCGCCGGACCGCTGGAACGCCGCTTGTCAAAGATGCCGGGATTCCGCGCCTTGGCCGCACGCGCGGTGGAAACCACGGACAATCTGCCCGCCGATTCTGACGACAACCGCCGCGCCGTGATTGTCGGCTACGGGCCGGTCGGCAAGACCGTGACCCGCCTGCTGCGGGAGAACGGCTTCACCCCGGTCATCGTCGAAATGAACGTCGATACCGTGCGGACATTGCGGAGCAAAGGCATCGCCGCCGTGTATGGGGATGCCAGCCATCCGGAAACCCTGATGACCGCGGGTGCGGACAAGGCCGACATTTTCATCCTCAGCGCCTCCAGCGTGGAAATGGGCAGCGAGGCGATCCAGCAGGCGAAAAAGCTGAATCCGAAAGTGCGCGTGCTGGCCCGCACCGCCTATCTCCGCGAAGCGGACGAACTGCTCAACGAAGGCTCGGACGCGGTATTTTCCGGAGAGGGCGAGGTGGCTCTGTCGATGACCGAGAACATCCTCGAATACTTCGGCGCGACCGACGAACAGATCGACCGCGAGCGCGACCGCATCCGCCGCGATTTGTTCGCGCAGGTGGAGGCGTGATCAATCACTCCCGTGATCCCCGCCGATCTCGTCCGGCCGGATCTCCCTCAGCACCCGGCAGGGATTTCCGACCGCCACGACATTCGCGGGAATGCTCTTCGTCACCACGCTGCCCGCGCCAATCACGGTATTGTCTCCGATGCTCACACCGGGATTGAGGATCGCACCGCCACCGATCCAGACCCGGTTTCCGATGGTCACCGGCAGGGCGAACTCGACGTCCTGCGCCCGGGTGACCGGATCGATGGGATGGCCTGCGGTGTAAATGCTGACATTCGGGCCGATCAGCACTTGGTCGCCGATCGTGACACGGTTGCAATCCAGGATCACCAGGTTGTAGTTCGCGTAGCTGCCCTCGCCCCAGTGGATGTTGTAGCCGTAGTCGCAGCGGAACGGCGGTTCGATGTAGAATTTCCCGCCCGCGGAGCCGAAGAGGCCGCGGAGCAGGGCATGGCGTTCCACGACCTTGGAAGGTTCCAGCCGGTTGAATTCGAACACCACTTCCTTGGCGTGCTGGCGCTCGCCCGCCAATTCCTCGCCAAAGGAGAAGTAGGGTTCCCCGCGCAGCATCTTTTCCTTCTCGGTCATGGCCGTGAAGATGCCCGGGAAGTCCATCTCCGCCACGGAAAATACACCCGTTCCTTTGGGGGAACTGCATGGGAAAGCCGCGCAGATAGTTGCATGCGCAAATCTCTTTCCAAGCTGCCCGCACATGGTAGCCTTTTGCCATGTCGAAACGAATCGCCCTCGCTCTGGGCTCCCTCGCCATGATGGCTCTTCCGACGCTTGCCGCCGATGCCGTGAAGAAAAAGATCCTCTTTTTCTCCAAATCGAGCGGATGGGAACACGATGTGATCTCGTACAAAAACGGCCAGCCCAGCTTCGCCGAAAAGCAGCTTCTGGAATTGGGCGAGAAGAACGGTTGGGAGTTCACCTTCTCCAAGGACGGCTCGAAGTTCGGCAAGGACTACCTCAACCAGTTCGACGCGGTGTTTTTCTACACCACCGGCGACCTCCTCACTCCCGGCACCGACAAGCAGCCGCCGATGACCGCCGAGGGCAAGCAGGCGCTCTTCGACTACGTCCGCGCGGGCCACGGCTTCATCGGCACCCACTCCGCCACCGATACCTTCCACACCGACAACGAAAGCAAGAAGGGCCCGGAGCGTTTCACGAACCACGGTGACAAGGCGGACCCCTATGTTCACTTCATCGGCGCGGAGTTCATCATCCACGGCGCGCAGCAGGTCGCGAAGGTGACCGTGACCGATCCGAAGTTCCCGGGCCTCGCCGATGTGCCGAAGGACTTCAGCTTTCAGGAGGAATGGTATTCCCTGAAGGACTTCAACTCCGACATCCACGTGCTGTCCGTGCTCGATTCCCCTTCGATGAAAGGCGATCCCTACAAGCGTCCGCCATTCCCGAACACCTGGGCGCGCATGGAAGGCAAGGGCCGCGTCTGGTACACCGCGCTGGGCCACCGCGAGGACGTGTGGACCAATCCGATCTTCAAGACAATGCTGACCGGCGGCATCAAGTGGGCGCTCGGCGAAGTGAAGGCGGACATCCCGCCGAACCTCAAGCAGACCGCCCCGGGCGCGATGACCAATCCGCCCTACGTGGCCCCGAAACCGGCCGCCGAGCCAAAGCCCGCCACCGCAGGCACCCCGGCCCAGTAAGCCAGCCGGGATTTTCCCAAGGGGCACCTTCCAGCGGAGGGTGCCCCTTTTTTGACCCATCCACGGGGCAAGCGGTGGCGGTTCGCGATTTGTAAGGAGTTTGTCAAAACTCACAATCGAACTGGAAAGGAAGCAGCGGATTGCCTTGAATGTTGGAAAGGTGCCCGGAAGGCATCCACTGCCATGTCACAAGCCATCATCGACCCCGAGGAGGTCCGCCGTTTTGCCGCGGAACTGAAGCGCTTCAACGGAGACCTGCGGGAGCGTTCGTCCTCGCTGATGGCCCGTTTCACGGCGCTTGGGGAGACCTGGCAGGATCAGGAGCAGGAGAAGTTTGCCGGGGAGTTCACCCAGCTCATGAAAACGCTGAAGGCGTTCCTCGAGTTGTCCGAGCGCCACACACCCTACCTGCTGAAAAAGGCCGAGCGCATCCAGCAATACCTCGACCAGCGCTGAGCCGGGCAGGTTTCCCTCCCTCCCGCCATGTCCGACCAGACACGGATTTCCTCGATCGAGGCCTTGGAGAGCTTCCGGGGCGACCTCATCCGCTACATCAACCAGGCGCGCTCGGCGCTGGAGGAGATGGTGGGCGACGTGCGCCGCACCCGAACCTGGCTGGATACCGACCGTATCCAGCATTGGGGCATGCAGGTGAAGCGCCACACCAAGAAGCTGGAGCAGGCGGAGCAGGAGCTCTACAGCGCCACTCTCACCGACCCGAAGGGCAGCCACGCCCTTCAGAAAATGAACGTGATGAAATGCAAGCGGCTGGTGGAGGAAGCGGAGGCACGGCTCCGCGTCATCCAGCAGTGGCGGAAGCAGTTCGACAACCGCGCGGAACCCCTCGTCCGCCAGCTCGACCGGATGTTCGGCCTGCTGGGACAACAATTGCCGCGCGGGGTCGTATCATTGGGTGAAACCATCAAGGCGCTCCAGGCCTATGCCGAGACCAAGCGACCGCTGAAGCCTTCCGATTCCGCCACCGAAACCCCGACCGATCCTTCCTCCCCGTCATGAGCGTCTCCAACAGCAAAGGCCTCCTCACCGGCGCCACCAGCCAGCTCCAGGCACAATGGCTGGAAGTCCGTGCCTCCTGGCGCGACCGCAAGGCCCAGGAATTCGAGCAGGATTATCTCTCGGATCTGGAATCCAGCGTACGCGCCACCGTAAAAGTCATCGAGGATATCGAACGCCTTCTCCAACAAGTCCATGCCGACTGCGAATGACCCCATCGACCCCGGCGAGGTGCTGGGCCGGCTCTCCCGACTGAAGGACGGCGTCACCCACACCGTCGCGCGCGAACAGGAATTGATGAAATCCCGCGAGGAGCAGCGGGTGCGGGTGATCCGCCAGATTTCCGCACGCGAAAACACGGACTCACAGACCCTCAACGGGCAGGTGGAGGAATTGCGGAAGGAGCACAAGCACGCGCTCGAACTCCAGCAGGCGATCTACGAGGCACGTCGTATCAAGATCCAGAATGCCTACCACGGCAGCCGTACTTCGCTGTCCGGAC belongs to Luteolibacter ambystomatis and includes:
- a CDS encoding cation:proton antiporter, with protein sequence MNHLDLILTLTGGLAAALALGLGSQKLGLSPIVGYLVAGILVSPNTPGFAANKDLAKEMAEIGVILLMFGVGLHFHFKELLAVKRIAVPGAIVQSAVATVLSMVVMHYFFGWSWTQGAVFGMAIAVASTVVLTRVLVDNHDLHKPIGHIAIGWLVVEDLFTVFVLVLIPAVFGGESAGGGALALAIGWTALKIVLLVAFTFVVGGWAIPRLLTVIARTGSRELFTLAVLVIALGIAVGAAKLFGVSMELGAFLAGMVVARSEFSTRAATDALPMKDAFGVLFFVSVGMLFDLKSLLETPWLAVATVGIILIGKPLAAIAIALILRYPLKTSLAVGAVLSQIGEFSFIVGTIGKQYGLLDDKAFNVLVASAIITITVAPLIYRCAGPLERRLSKMPGFRALAARAVETTDNLPADSDDNRRAVIVGYGPVGKTVTRLLRENGFTPVIVEMNVDTVRTLRSKGIAAVYGDASHPETLMTAGADKADIFILSASSVEMGSEAIQQAKKLNPKVRVLARTAYLREADELLNEGSDAVFSGEGEVALSMTENILEYFGATDEQIDRERDRIRRDLFAQVEA
- a CDS encoding WXG100 family type VII secretion target, translating into MSQAIIDPEEVRRFAAELKRFNGDLRERSSSLMARFTALGETWQDQEQEKFAGEFTQLMKTLKAFLELSERHTPYLLKKAERIQQYLDQR
- a CDS encoding carbon-nitrogen hydrolase family protein, which codes for MRTASIQWDMQRPASTEAFFERAAFFVETAVTDYGAHLVVFPEYFTLPLLSLGPRRRAMDSIRALAEMTGGVNDEMTRLARQHGVWIVAGSQPVVRDGHLFNIAFIHGPEGQLMEQPKLHITPWERHAWDVSGGDDLVVVDTGIVKFGVQICYDIEFPEPTRVLADRGIELLVVPYCTDDRRGHLRVTRCAMARAVENQIDVVTAGCVGTLTRVPAANLHYARSGAFTPVDLAFPNDGIAAEAEPAVEQLLIADLDLDALRRSRGEGTVTPLKDRRRDLFGEAPKA
- a CDS encoding sugar O-acetyltransferase, whose translation is MTEKEKMLRGEPYFSFGEELAGERQHAKEVVFEFNRLEPSKVVERHALLRGLFGSAGGKFYIEPPFRCDYGYNIHWGEGSYANYNLVILDCNRVTIGDQVLIGPNVSIYTAGHPIDPVTRAQDVEFALPVTIGNRVWIGGGAILNPGVSIGDNTVIGAGSVVTKSIPANVVAVGNPCRVLREIRPDEIGGDHGSD
- a CDS encoding ThuA domain-containing protein, which produces MSKRIALALGSLAMMALPTLAADAVKKKILFFSKSSGWEHDVISYKNGQPSFAEKQLLELGEKNGWEFTFSKDGSKFGKDYLNQFDAVFFYTTGDLLTPGTDKQPPMTAEGKQALFDYVRAGHGFIGTHSATDTFHTDNESKKGPERFTNHGDKADPYVHFIGAEFIIHGAQQVAKVTVTDPKFPGLADVPKDFSFQEEWYSLKDFNSDIHVLSVLDSPSMKGDPYKRPPFPNTWARMEGKGRVWYTALGHREDVWTNPIFKTMLTGGIKWALGEVKADIPPNLKQTAPGAMTNPPYVAPKPAAEPKPATAGTPAQ
- the nagA gene encoding N-acetylglucosamine-6-phosphate deacetylase; its protein translation is MKKTLIKNARIVSPDQEIGNGALLLENGRIAAVFEAGAALPEAEVVIDAGGRTAMPGFFDIHCHGADGHDVCDNTLEAVRHIAKKKLQEGVTTWLPTTLTQPQDKLEEIAGKIAEYMANPEFTRAPGVHVEGPFINKEKAGAQNPEYVRLPNFAELKAFHDIAPALIVSLAPEMPGALEVIREARAIGITSSAAHTSATAAHLRDAKAAGLTHLTHFGNAMTPLHHREIGAVGTGLMDDSIKIELICDTVHLAPDMLKLIFKLVPIDRILMITDSMAASWIGNGECMLGGLEVVVENDVARLKHGGALAGSALLYNVGLRNVAELTGLPLTEIVKTTSWNQAQSLGLEGFGKLESGFHADIVLLDSDFNIWKTLVGGEERFSA